From the genome of Acidobacteriota bacterium, one region includes:
- a CDS encoding DUF4331 family protein, with the protein MLQLSTRTKRLGAFSLSLSLLLALVIFPAQKIGAADHGDAPAASVDRSADINDAYLFLDPADNAKVVMLLTIHGFIVPAEAVNFGVFDQNLRYRFAIEANGDAAADGFIDVTFSEKVNSGATPQTATISSTFFPTFTAPTTAANLSATAPTPVVTTDTGTNIAFWAGLADDPFFFDIPAFSRFVTSVLNGAPDPNQFNRARDSFAGYDTLAIGLSVPAQLLRTRLGVVNNSLGLYCQTQRRTSSISRRPSRFLDPTFSDVDRMGIPAVNVALVPFARKNEYNLATPQDDAAGQFASSIVGTLTALGTNATNIGILASVAVTRGDILRLDLTKANSGTGGGNNANAGFPNGRRLSDDVIDTILFFVANQNALGDKVNANDVPFRDTFPFFGLSQQPRDSGDDNTKN; encoded by the coding sequence ATGCTGCAATTAAGCACTCGAACCAAACGGCTCGGCGCGTTTTCGTTGTCATTGAGCCTGCTGCTGGCGCTGGTGATTTTTCCCGCGCAGAAAATCGGCGCAGCCGATCACGGTGACGCGCCCGCGGCTTCCGTGGATCGTTCCGCCGACATCAACGATGCGTATTTATTTCTTGACCCGGCGGACAACGCCAAAGTCGTGATGCTGTTGACCATTCACGGCTTCATCGTTCCGGCGGAAGCCGTCAACTTCGGCGTTTTTGATCAAAATCTTCGCTACCGTTTCGCCATCGAAGCCAATGGCGACGCGGCGGCGGACGGATTCATTGACGTAACGTTTTCCGAAAAGGTCAATTCTGGAGCAACGCCGCAAACCGCGACCATCAGTTCGACGTTCTTTCCCACCTTCACCGCGCCAACCACGGCTGCGAATTTGAGCGCAACGGCGCCGACTCCGGTCGTCACGACCGATACGGGAACCAACATCGCGTTTTGGGCCGGATTGGCGGATGACCCGTTCTTTTTCGACATCCCTGCATTTAGCCGCTTTGTCACTTCGGTGCTGAATGGCGCTCCAGACCCAAACCAGTTCAACCGGGCGCGGGACAGTTTTGCCGGATATGACACGCTGGCGATTGGGTTGAGCGTTCCCGCGCAATTGCTGCGCACACGGTTGGGCGTGGTCAACAATTCGTTGGGACTGTACTGCCAGACACAGCGTCGCACGAGTTCGATCTCTCGCCGGCCAAGCCGGTTCCTGGATCCAACCTTTTCAGATGTTGACCGCATGGGCATCCCTGCAGTCAATGTGGCCCTGGTTCCTTTCGCTCGTAAAAATGAATACAACCTGGCGACGCCGCAGGACGATGCCGCAGGCCAGTTTGCTTCCAGCATTGTCGGCACGCTCACGGCACTGGGAACCAACGCCACAAACATTGGCATTCTGGCCAGCGTGGCCGTCACGCGCGGAGACATTTTGCGGCTTGACCTGACCAAAGCGAATTCCGGCACAGGCGGCGGCAACAATGCCAATGCAGGCTTCCCGAACGGACGCCGTTTGTCAGACGACGTGATTGACACCATTCTGTTCTTTGTCGCCAACCAGAATGCGCTTGGCGACAAGGTCAATGCCAACGACGTGCCCTTCCGTGACACATTCCCCTTCTTCGGTTTATCGCAACAACCGCGTGATAGCGGCGACGACAACACCAAGAACTAA
- a CDS encoding tetratricopeptide repeat protein, whose amino-acid sequence MQSKSLTKLVGLILLLALGIGCSSSSASSTSSAPVAKPIPAPAEASEAAIRFLEDRVKHDPDDFPALNNLAGRYLLKLRETGNLQWLELAKRTAQASLKSVQAEQNPEGLHLLAQTEFAAHNFAKARQLAEHLTECEPRKAYPFRMLGDALLELGEYDAAKQAYREMEARQRGGYSANLPMARMALLEGNNGRAKQLFDDALWQASQMVPPERETIAWMRWQLGELAFQTGDYKTAEKHYRDSLVTFSDYYRALGGLARVQAAQGDLQGAIQSYERAIKILPDPVFIAALGDLYETTGRQQEAAAQFVLLDKMGLLAAANGDVYNRLLAQFYADHDLKSDEAYKMAQREYEARRDIYGADAFAWTALKAGKIAEAQTFSKESLRLGTEDAKLFYHAGMIARAAGDNAAARNFLQRALKLNPQFDFRQARIAKQALAE is encoded by the coding sequence ATGCAAAGCAAATCACTTACAAAACTTGTTGGGCTGATTTTATTGCTGGCGCTCGGCATCGGCTGCTCGTCGTCATCCGCTTCGTCAACTTCGTCTGCTCCGGTCGCGAAACCAATTCCCGCTCCAGCCGAAGCCAGCGAAGCCGCGATTCGTTTTTTGGAAGACCGCGTCAAACACGATCCGGACGATTTTCCGGCGCTGAACAATCTGGCCGGGCGTTACCTGTTGAAGCTGCGCGAAACCGGCAATTTGCAATGGCTGGAACTGGCGAAACGCACCGCGCAGGCATCGCTGAAATCCGTGCAAGCCGAACAAAACCCGGAAGGATTGCATTTGCTGGCGCAAACGGAATTTGCCGCGCACAATTTTGCCAAAGCGCGCCAGCTTGCCGAACACCTTACAGAGTGTGAACCTCGCAAGGCGTACCCATTCCGAATGCTCGGAGATGCGCTTCTGGAACTCGGCGAATACGACGCCGCGAAACAGGCGTATCGGGAAATGGAAGCGCGACAACGCGGCGGTTACTCCGCCAACCTACCGATGGCGCGAATGGCGTTGCTGGAAGGAAACAATGGGCGCGCCAAACAGCTTTTTGATGATGCGTTGTGGCAAGCGTCGCAGATGGTTCCGCCCGAACGCGAAACCATCGCCTGGATGCGTTGGCAGTTGGGCGAATTGGCGTTCCAAACAGGCGATTACAAAACGGCGGAGAAACATTACCGCGATTCGCTGGTGACCTTTTCGGATTATTACCGCGCGCTCGGCGGGCTGGCGCGGGTGCAGGCGGCGCAAGGCGATTTACAAGGCGCAATTCAGAGTTATGAACGAGCCATCAAAATTTTGCCCGACCCGGTGTTCATCGCTGCGCTCGGCGATTTGTACGAAACCACCGGTCGCCAACAGGAAGCCGCTGCGCAATTCGTACTGTTGGACAAAATGGGGCTGCTGGCTGCGGCCAATGGCGATGTGTACAACCGGTTGCTGGCACAGTTTTACGCCGACCACGATTTGAAATCGGACGAAGCGTACAAAATGGCGCAGCGCGAATACGAAGCGCGTCGCGATATTTACGGCGCGGATGCGTTCGCCTGGACGGCGCTCAAAGCCGGCAAAATCGCCGAAGCGCAAACCTTCAGCAAAGAATCGCTGCGGCTCGGCACCGAAGACGCGAAGCTGTTTTATCACGCCGGAATGATTGCGCGCGCAGCCGGTGACAACGCCGCTGCTCGCAATTTCCTGCAACGCGCCTTGAAGCTGAATCCGCAATTTGACTTTCGGCAAGCCCGGATTGCCAAACAGGCATTGGCCGAGTAG